A DNA window from Ovis aries strain OAR_USU_Benz2616 breed Rambouillet chromosome 7, ARS-UI_Ramb_v3.0, whole genome shotgun sequence contains the following coding sequences:
- the LOC101118791 gene encoding olfactory receptor 11H7 gives MNKSGISTVTQFVLLGFPGPWKMQIIFFSLILLIYILTVTGNIAIICAVWWDHRLHTPMYVFLANFSFLEIWYVTCTVPNMLVNFLSKTKTISFSGCFTQFYFFFSLGTTECFFLCVMAYDRYLAICHPLHYPTIMTGKLCAILVSLCWLTGFLGHSVPILFISQLPYCGPNIIDHFLCDVDPLMALSCASSPIIEHVFHSVSSLIIILTILYILGSYILVLRAVLLVPSSAGRQKAFSTCGSHLVVVSLFYGTIMVMYVSPTSGNSVAMHKIITLIYSVVTPVLNPLIYSLRNRDMKFALRQVICAMRIMQTS, from the coding sequence ATGAATAAGTCAGGAATATCCACTGTGACACAGTTTGTcttgttgggctttcctggtcCCTGGAAAATGCAGATCATCTTCTTCTCACTGATTCTGTTGATCTACATCTTGACTGTAACTGGGAACATAGCCATCATTTGTGCTGTGTGGTGGGACCACCGACTCCATACCCCTATGTACGTGTTCCTGGCCAACTTCTCCTTTCTAGAGATCTGGTATGTGACCTGCACAGTCCCCAATATGCTGgtcaattttctttccaaaacCAAAACCATATCCTTCTCTGGTTGCTTCACTCAAttctacttcttcttttccctggGCACAACTGAATGCTTCTTCCTCTGTGTCATGGCTTATGATCGCTACCTTGCCATCTGTCATCCATTGCACTATCCCACCATCATGACTGGGAAGCTCTGTGCCATTCTAGTGTCTCTTTGTTGGCTCACTGGTTTCTTGGGACATTCAGTTCctattctcttcatttctcaacTACCCTATTGTGGTCCCAACATCATTGATCACTTTCTGTGTGATGTGGACCCTCTGATGGCATTGTCCTGTGCCAGCTCACCCATAATAGAGCATGTATTCCATTCTGTGAGCTCTCTTATCATCATTCTGACCATTTTGTACATCCTTGGATCCTATATCTTGGTGCTCAGAGCTGTGCTTCTGGTTCCTTCCTCAGCTGGGCGGCAAAAGGCCTTCTCTACCTGTGGATCCCACTTAGTTGTTGTATCTCTGTTCTATGGAACCATTATGGTGATGTACGTGAGCCCCACATCTGGCAACTCAGTTGCTATGCATAAAATCATCACACTGATATACTCTGTAGTGACACCAGTCTTAAATCCCCTCATCTACAGCCTACGCAATAGGGACATGAAATTCGCCCTCCGTCAGGTCATCTGTGCAATGAGGATTATGCAAACCTCATGA
- the LOC101116732 gene encoding olfactory receptor 11H6 has protein sequence MFMIIHALLTSVSLTALGSQNTTMHFVTEFVLLGFPGEREMQMLFFSLILVVYLLTLLGNGAIVCAVKWDRRLHTPMYIFLGNFAFLEIWYVSSTVPNMLVSILSDTKTISFTGCFIQFYFFFSLGTTECFFLSVMAYDRYLAICCPLHYPSIMTGKFCVVLVCVCWVSGFLCYPVPIVLISQLPFCGPNIIDHFVCDPGPLFALACIPAPSTELICYTFNSVIIFGPFLSILGSYTLVLRAVLRFPSHAGRTKAFSTCGSHLMVVSLFYGTLMVMYVSPTSGNPAGIQKIITLVYSAVTPLLNPLIYSLRNKDMKDALKKVLGLRIHQN, from the coding sequence ATGTTCATGATTATTCATGCTCTGTTAACTTCCGTTTCTCTAACAGCTTTGGGATCCCAGAACACAACAATGCATTTTGTGACTGAGTTTGttcttctgggtttccctggtgaaaGGGAGATGCAGATGTTGTTCTTCTCATTAATCCTGGTGGTCTACCTCCTGACGCTGCTGGGGAATGGGGCTATTGTCTGTGCAGTGAAATGGGACAGGCGGCTTCACACACCCATGTATATCTTCTTGGGAAACTTCGCCTTCCTAGAGATCTGGTATGTTTCCTCCACTGTCCCAAACATGCTGGTCAGCATCCTCTCTGATACCAAGaccatctccttcactggctgcTTCATccaattctatttctttttttcacttggtACAACAGAGTGTTTCTTCCTATCAGTTATGGCCTATGATCGGTACTTGGCCATCTGTTGCCCACTGCATTACCCCTCCATCATGACTGGGAAGTTCTGTGTGGTCCTAGTCTGTGTTTGTTGGGTGAGTGGATTTCTCTGCTATCCAGTCCCCATTGTCCTTATCTCCCAACTTCCCTTCTGTGGACCCAACATCATCGACCACTTTGTGTGTGACCCAGGCCCGTTGTTTGCACTGGCCTGCATCCCTGCTCCTTCCACTGAGCTTATTTGCTACACCTTCAACTCAGTGATTATTTTTGGCCCCTTCCTTTCCATCTTGGGATCTTATACCCTGGTACTCAGAGCTGTGCTTCGTTTTCCCTCTCATGCTGGTAGAACTAAAGCTTTCTCCACGTGCGGGTCCCACCTAATGGTGGTGTCTTTGTTCTATGGAACCCTTATGGTAATGTATGTGAGCCCAACATCAGGAAACCCAGCAGGAATACAAAAAATCATCACTTTGGTATACTCAGCAGTGACTCCGCTCTTAAATCCACTAATCTACAGTCTCCGAAACAAAGATATGAAAGATGCCTTAAAGAAAGTCTTGGGATTAAGAATTCATCAAAACTGA
- the LOC101118533 gene encoding olfactory receptor 11H6-like, which translates to MNLSGVNTVTEFILLSFPCSREVQVLLFVLFSVSYILTLMGNGAIVFAVKLDHRLHTPMYTLLANFSFLEMCYINTTVPNMLRNFLSETKTISFTACFLQFYFFFSMGTTETFLLPLMAFDRYLAICRPLHYPTIMSSRLCMNLVGLCWVTAFLCYPVPIYFITQLPFCGPNTIDHFVCDPGPLLALSCIPAPGIELSCSILSSLIIFITFFFILGSYTLVLRAVLHVPSAAGRRKAFSTCGSHLVVVSLFYGTLMVMYISPTSGNPAGIQNIVTLFYSSLTPLVNPLIYSLRNKDMKAALRKIQKCTKISQSE; encoded by the coding sequence ATGAATCTGTCAGGAGTCAACACGGTGACTGAATTCATACTACTGAGTTTTCCCTGCTCTAGAGAGGTTCAAGTCCTCCTCTTTGTACTCTTCTCTGTGTCCTATATCCTGACACTGATGGGAAATGGGGCCATTGTCTTTGCAGTGAAGCTGGATCAcagactccacactcccatgtACACTCTGTTGGCCAACTTCTCATTCCTGGAGATGTGTTACATCAACACCACTGTTCCCAATATGTTAAGGAACTTTCTGTCTGAGACCAAAACCATCTCTTTCACTGCCtgcttcctccagttctatttcttcttttccatgggcaccACCGAGACCTTCTTACTGCCCCTCATGGCTTTTGATCGATACTTGGCCATCTGCCGACCTCTCCACTATCCTACCATCATGAGCAGCCGTCTCTGCATGAACTTGGTGGGCCTCTGCTGGGTAACAGCCTTCCTCTGCTATCCAGTCCCTATCTATTTCATCACACAACTCCCCTTTTGTGGCCCCAATACCATTGACCATTTTGTCTGTGACCCTGGTCCCCTTCTGGCTCTGTCCTGCATCCCTGCCCCTGGAATTGAGCTTTCCTGTTCTATATTGAGCtctcttattatttttatcaccTTCTTTTTCATTCTTGGGTCTTACACCCTGGTTCTCAGAGCAGTGTTGCATGTCCCTTCAGCCGCTGGCAGACGTaaggccttctccacctgtggtTCCCACTTGGTAGTCGTGTCATTGTTTTATGGAACCCTCATGGTCATGTACATCAGCCCAACTTCTGGAAATCCAGCTGGGATACAGAATATTGTAACCTTGTTCTACTCCTCCTTGACTCCACTTGTAAATCCACTGATCTACAGTCTCCGGAACAAGGACATGAAGGCTGCATTGAGAAAAATTCAGAAGTGCACAAAAATTAGTCAAAGTGAGTGA